The genomic stretch TGTCAAAATTATCAAAAAAAGTGATTGGTGTAGATGTAGGAGCAAAGTTTTTAACGGTAAGTTTTACGGATAATGTAAATCAAGATCAGGTTTTTAATATCCAAAACAATCAACGCTCGATTTTATCGTTTCTCAAGAAATTTCCCACAGAAGATTATTGTTTGGCTATCGAAGCCACAGGTAATTATAGTAGTCGCATACTCCATCTTTCTTTGGATAATGGTTTTGAATCAAGTTTGATTAACTGTATGTCTGTTAATATTTTTCAAGGATGAAAAATATCATCAGCAAAACTGATGCAGAAGACACCAAAGTCATCAGACTTTATGGAGAGATTTTTCGTCCGGAAGTTTATATTCCCAAAAGCATCGAGATTGAACATCTTGACCAAGAAATAAAACTTCTGAATGATCTCGAGGAAGAGAAGCGACGGTATTCGGTAAAGCTAAAGTCACTTCGTTACAATTCTCAGCTCAATCCTAACACGGAAAAGCATTATGAAAAGAGATTAAAACAATTAGATAAAGAAATACGGGAAGTAGAAATGAGGCTTCCACAACTTCAAGATGAAGAATTTAGAGAAATAAAAGGTTTGATACAAAGTGTTTCGGGAATTGGGGAGAAGACCTCCCTTCAACTGATGACCGCTACATCTGGTTTTAAAAATTTTGATTCATCGAAATCACTCGTAAAATATTTTGGATTGGCTCCACGTATTTATCAATCAGGAAAGAAATCATATTCTCCCGGTAAGTGCCGTACATCCAAAACGCACATTAGAAGTTTGCTATATGTTTGTTCCTGGACGGCAATAAAACATAATACGCAGTGCAAAGAACTTTATCTGCGACTATTGGAAAAAGGAAAGCCTAAAAAACTTGCATTAATTGCAGTTTGTAACAAGTTGCTGAGGACTTGTTTTGGTGTTGTGAAAAACAAAACTGCATATCAACAAAATTTTCAAAAAAACTTTAAAATTTTAACCTGAATAATTTGCATAGTAACATAGAACATCCGGGCTAGGGTAAGCGGCATTTTAAAGTAATATTTGTCCATTAATTACAATTAAATCTTCAAATTCATCTTTTTAGAATTCAATATTTATCATCTTTAAATGTAAA from Chryseobacterium indoltheticum encodes the following:
- a CDS encoding transposase, producing the protein MKNIISKTDAEDTKVIRLYGEIFRPEVYIPKSIEIEHLDQEIKLLNDLEEEKRRYSVKLKSLRYNSQLNPNTEKHYEKRLKQLDKEIREVEMRLPQLQDEEFREIKGLIQSVSGIGEKTSLQLMTATSGFKNFDSSKSLVKYFGLAPRIYQSGKKSYSPGKCRTSKTHIRSLLYVCSWTAIKHNTQCKELYLRLLEKGKPKKLALIAVCNKLLRTCFGVVKNKTAYQQNFQKNFKILT